A single Pedobacter sp. PACM 27299 DNA region contains:
- a CDS encoding DUF763 domain-containing protein — MKASGTADLPLHYGYVPSWLSERMTRLGLAITEAIITEYGTAEVLRRLSDPFWFQSLGAVMGMDWHSSGITTSVMGALKAAINPHSKELGIYICGGKGKRSKQTPAELLNIAQQTGLDGNHLLRCSKLSAKVDNTAIQDGFQLYTHNFILNKEGLWTVVQQGMRNDSGTARRYHWHSSSLHSFVEEPHTGVCGVHQGKIMNLVDKAAAPAQQAMLAMTTEHPDRMIMEIKKLIMPNHHEVKAKDVDLKRLGAMLWLTQENQPEDFEELLLLKGMGPRTLQSLALVSEVIYGTPSRFTDPARFSFAHGGKDGHPFPVPINVYDETIEVLSKAVQQAKIGHSDKQQAIHQLSIISRNVEKDFVPNDNFEALIEKESRDSWKHGGKTIFGDAKPIRAQQLSLF, encoded by the coding sequence ATGAAAGCGTCAGGAACGGCAGATTTACCTTTACATTATGGCTATGTACCCAGTTGGTTATCCGAACGGATGACCCGTCTTGGTTTAGCCATTACAGAAGCCATCATTACCGAATATGGTACTGCCGAAGTATTGCGTCGATTAAGCGATCCTTTTTGGTTTCAAAGTCTCGGTGCGGTGATGGGAATGGACTGGCACTCTTCGGGGATCACGACTTCCGTAATGGGCGCTTTAAAAGCTGCGATCAATCCTCATAGTAAAGAATTAGGCATTTATATTTGCGGTGGGAAGGGAAAAAGATCAAAACAAACTCCTGCAGAATTATTGAATATTGCCCAGCAGACTGGCTTAGATGGAAATCATCTGCTGAGGTGCAGCAAACTTAGTGCAAAAGTAGACAATACGGCCATTCAAGATGGATTTCAGCTGTATACCCATAATTTCATCCTAAATAAAGAGGGCTTGTGGACTGTTGTTCAGCAAGGAATGCGAAATGACAGCGGTACTGCAAGAAGGTATCACTGGCATTCCTCCAGCCTCCATTCTTTCGTAGAAGAACCGCATACTGGCGTCTGTGGTGTCCACCAAGGTAAAATCATGAACCTCGTTGACAAGGCTGCTGCTCCTGCACAGCAAGCGATGCTGGCCATGACTACTGAACATCCGGATCGGATGATCATGGAAATCAAAAAACTCATCATGCCCAACCACCATGAAGTGAAAGCGAAAGATGTTGACCTAAAACGTCTGGGTGCCATGTTATGGCTCACACAAGAAAATCAACCCGAAGATTTTGAGGAACTTCTGCTGCTGAAAGGTATGGGCCCAAGAACCTTGCAATCGCTCGCACTGGTTAGTGAGGTTATTTATGGTACACCTTCTCGTTTTACAGATCCTGCTCGTTTTTCATTTGCGCATGGCGGAAAAGATGGACATCCCTTCCCTGTGCCCATAAACGTTTATGATGAAACTATCGAAGTATTGAGCAAAGCAGTTCAGCAGGCCAAAATAGGACATTCAGATAAACAGCAAGCCATTCATCAATTGAGTATTATCTCTCGAAACGTAGAAAAAGACTTTGTTCCAAATGATAATTTTGAAGCATTAATTGAAAAAGAGAGCAGAGATTCCTGGAAACATGGAGGGAAAACCATTTTTGGAGATGCTAAACCAATCAGAGCGCAGCAACTCAGCTTATTTTAA
- the gap gene encoding type I glyceraldehyde-3-phosphate dehydrogenase: MSKIGINGFGRIGRLVFRAALKRGLDIVAINDLVEPDYMAYMLKYDTTHGRFDGTIEVVNGHLVVNGKTIRITAERDPANLKWDEVGVETVIESTGLFLTQVDAEKHIQAGAKRVVLSAPAKDDSIPTYVMGVNHELLTADQTVVSNASCTTNCLAPIAKVLNDNFGIVEGLMSTVHAVTATQKTVDGPSAKDWRGGRGGFSNIIPSGTGAAKAVAKVIPALKGKLTGMAFRVPVADVSVVDLTVRLEKAATYEEIKAAMKAASEGYLKGVLGYTEDEVVSSDFIGDDHASIFDANAGIALNDNFVKVVSWYDNEWGYSNALAKFVEYYGNLK, from the coding sequence ATGAGCAAAATTGGAATAAACGGCTTTGGCCGTATCGGCAGACTGGTTTTTAGAGCTGCTTTAAAAAGAGGATTAGATATTGTTGCAATCAATGATTTAGTTGAGCCGGATTACATGGCTTATATGTTAAAATACGATACTACACACGGTCGTTTTGATGGTACTATTGAAGTAGTAAACGGACACCTTGTAGTAAATGGAAAAACAATCCGTATCACTGCGGAAAGAGATCCAGCAAACTTAAAATGGGATGAAGTAGGTGTAGAAACAGTAATTGAGTCTACAGGTTTATTCTTAACTCAAGTTGACGCTGAAAAACATATTCAAGCTGGTGCAAAAAGAGTAGTACTTTCTGCTCCTGCAAAAGATGATTCAATCCCTACTTACGTAATGGGTGTAAATCATGAGTTGTTAACTGCTGATCAAACTGTAGTTTCTAACGCTTCTTGTACGACTAACTGTTTAGCGCCAATCGCTAAAGTATTAAACGACAACTTCGGTATAGTTGAAGGCTTAATGAGCACAGTACACGCAGTAACTGCTACACAAAAAACAGTTGATGGTCCTTCAGCGAAGGACTGGAGAGGTGGACGTGGAGGTTTCTCTAACATTATCCCTTCTGGAACTGGTGCAGCGAAAGCAGTAGCAAAAGTAATTCCTGCTTTAAAAGGAAAATTAACAGGTATGGCTTTCCGTGTACCGGTAGCTGATGTATCTGTTGTTGATTTAACAGTTCGTCTGGAAAAAGCAGCAACTTATGAAGAAATTAAAGCAGCCATGAAAGCAGCCTCAGAAGGTTACTTGAAAGGTGTGCTAGGATATACAGAAGATGAAGTAGTTTCTTCTGACTTTATAGGAGATGATCATGCGTCAATTTTCGATGCAAATGCAGGTATTGCATTAAATGACAACTTCGTAAAAGTGGTTTCTTGGTATGATAACGAATGGGGCTATTCTAATGCATTAGCTAAATTCGTAGAGTACTACGGAAATTTAAAGTAA
- the pfkA gene encoding 6-phosphofructokinase produces MKPNIKNIAVLTSGGDAPGMNACIRAVVRTGIYNGINMFGVLQGYQGLINNNINPMDARSVSNIIHLGGTILKTARCLEFKTEAGMQLAFENLKARDIDGLVVIGGDGTFTGAQLFGKKFGIRVIGIPGTIDNDLYGSDFTLGYDTAINTVIEAIDKIRDTADSHDRLFFIEVMGRDSGCIALRSAIASGAEAVLLPEKETSLDELISQLAIGASTKKSSSIVIVSEGHKAGGAYDVAKKVKESFNHYDTKVTILGHLQRGGSPSSFDRILGSRLGFAAVNELLKGSTMQMVGLRGNDIKTTSIDEALTRHTFKLESDLLEMTKVLSI; encoded by the coding sequence ATGAAACCAAATATTAAAAATATCGCCGTATTGACATCTGGAGGAGACGCTCCAGGGATGAACGCCTGCATTAGAGCAGTAGTACGTACCGGCATATACAATGGAATCAACATGTTTGGGGTTTTGCAGGGATACCAGGGCTTGATCAACAACAACATCAACCCAATGGACGCAAGATCCGTTAGTAACATTATACACTTAGGTGGTACCATTTTAAAAACAGCGCGTTGTCTGGAGTTTAAGACTGAAGCAGGAATGCAGCTGGCTTTTGAAAACTTAAAAGCCCGTGACATTGATGGCTTGGTAGTGATTGGAGGAGATGGTACATTTACAGGTGCACAGCTTTTTGGAAAGAAGTTCGGAATTCGTGTAATTGGAATTCCAGGCACGATCGACAATGATTTATACGGCTCAGATTTCACTTTAGGATACGATACGGCAATAAATACCGTTATTGAAGCAATAGATAAAATCAGAGATACTGCAGATTCCCATGACCGTTTATTCTTTATTGAAGTAATGGGCAGAGATTCGGGATGTATAGCCCTGAGAAGTGCGATCGCCAGTGGCGCAGAGGCAGTACTCCTACCGGAAAAAGAAACCAGTCTGGATGAACTGATCTCACAATTGGCAATTGGTGCATCTACCAAGAAATCTTCGAGCATTGTAATTGTATCAGAAGGCCATAAAGCTGGTGGTGCTTATGATGTTGCGAAAAAGGTGAAAGAGAGTTTTAACCACTATGACACGAAAGTTACGATATTAGGCCACCTGCAACGTGGAGGCAGCCCGAGTAGTTTCGACCGAATTTTAGGCAGTCGTTTAGGCTTTGCAGCTGTGAATGAATTGTTGAAAGGAAGTACCATGCAAATGGTTGGATTACGTGGAAATGATATAAAGACGACAAGTATAGACGAAGCGCTAACCAGGCATACTTTTAAATTGGAGAGCGACCTGTTAGAAATGACTAAGGTTTTATCCATTTAA
- a CDS encoding NUDIX hydrolase, protein MKEVLPKFNSTFSIDCVLFGFDEGELKILLIERNEEPFKDWWALPGNIVGEDESLDQSASRILHELTGLGDVYMEQYYTFGDVNRHPQGRVVSIAYYALLRLGGDKALKPLSNYAKQAHWINVQNLPKLAFDHQQIFDKGLEKIKRRIKHQPIAFELLPEKFTLTQLQNVYEIILSKKLDKRNFRKKMLSFGVLKDLEEKQKGVSFRAATLYKFDKRKYAKLFGKEISF, encoded by the coding sequence TTGAAAGAAGTCTTACCAAAGTTTAATTCCACTTTCTCGATTGATTGTGTGCTGTTCGGATTTGATGAAGGAGAATTGAAAATTCTTTTGATTGAAAGAAACGAGGAACCCTTTAAGGACTGGTGGGCATTGCCAGGAAATATTGTTGGAGAAGACGAAAGTTTAGACCAGTCGGCCTCCCGTATTTTGCATGAGCTAACCGGTTTGGGTGATGTTTATATGGAACAATACTACACCTTTGGGGATGTAAACCGACATCCACAAGGAAGGGTAGTGAGTATAGCCTATTATGCGCTATTGAGGTTAGGTGGCGATAAAGCCCTGAAACCACTGAGTAATTATGCCAAACAAGCCCATTGGATCAATGTGCAGAACCTACCAAAGCTGGCATTCGATCATCAGCAGATCTTCGATAAAGGGCTGGAAAAAATTAAAAGAAGAATCAAGCACCAGCCCATTGCTTTTGAGCTGCTACCAGAGAAATTTACCCTCACACAATTGCAGAATGTGTATGAAATTATCTTGAGTAAAAAACTGGATAAAAGAAACTTTAGAAAGAAGATGCTGAGCTTCGGCGTATTGAAAGACCTGGAAGAGAAACAAAAAGGAGTGAGCTTTAGGGCAGCAACCCTGTACAAATTCGACAAGCGTAAGTACGCCAAATTATTTGGCAAAGAAATCTCTTTTTAA